One window of the Crassaminicella thermophila genome contains the following:
- a CDS encoding cobalt-factor II C(20)-methyltransferase, translating into MSKFYGIGTGPGDSSLVTIKAVNTIKNLDILFTPEPKEGGESLALSIVKEYIEPKTKIKQRHFPMNFNDQERNEAWKKIAQEIENDVKNGNNVGFITLGDPMLYSTYVYILELLKEKIEIETISGISAFSNIAASQNFPLVMDKEALVVIPCTADEEKIDFTLKNYNSIVLMKVYKNFKEIIQKLKAYDLIKYAILVSNSSQNNEVVYRDLENITKDKISYFSTILINKKQPTALR; encoded by the coding sequence TTAGTTACAATCAAAGCAGTAAATACGATTAAAAATTTAGATATTCTTTTTACACCAGAACCAAAGGAAGGTGGAGAAAGTCTGGCATTATCCATTGTAAAAGAATACATTGAACCTAAAACTAAAATTAAACAAAGACATTTTCCAATGAATTTTAATGATCAAGAAAGAAATGAAGCTTGGAAAAAAATTGCACAAGAGATTGAAAACGATGTGAAAAATGGAAATAATGTTGGCTTTATTACACTAGGAGACCCAATGCTTTATAGTACATATGTATACATCCTTGAACTTTTAAAAGAAAAAATAGAAATAGAAACAATTTCAGGAATAAGTGCTTTTTCAAACATTGCTGCAAGCCAAAACTTTCCTCTTGTAATGGATAAAGAGGCTTTGGTTGTCATTCCATGTACAGCAGATGAAGAAAAAATTGATTTTACATTAAAAAACTATAACTCTATTGTGTTGATGAAAGTATATAAAAACTTCAAAGAAATCATTCAAAAGTTAAAAGCATATGATTTAATAAAATATGCAATCCTTGTAAGTAATTCTTCTCAAAATAACGAAGTTGTCTATAGAGATTTAGAAAACATTACTAAAGATAAAATTTCTTATTTCTCAACTATCCTGATTAATAAAAAACAACCAACAGCGCTAAGATAA
- the fabI gene encoding enoyl-ACP reductase FabI: MNNLLKDKNILIMGVANKWSIAWAIAKAFHEAGARLAFTYQGERSYEHVKKLTQNIKGSILIPCDVTKDDDIKNTFEQLKEEFKTLDGVIHSIAHARKEELEGLYINTSREGYLMAQDISAYSLVSVTKHAKPLMTEGGSIVALTYLGGERVVKNYNVMGVAKAALEASVKYLAADLGRENIRINAISAGPIKTLAAKGIRNFNTMLKEFEEKAPIGRLVKTEEVANTALFLCSFLSSGITGEVIHVDGGYNILGY, translated from the coding sequence ATGAATAATTTATTAAAAGATAAAAATATTTTAATTATGGGTGTTGCAAATAAATGGAGTATTGCCTGGGCAATTGCCAAAGCTTTTCATGAAGCAGGAGCAAGACTTGCCTTTACATATCAAGGGGAAAGAAGTTATGAGCATGTAAAAAAGCTAACACAAAATATTAAAGGATCTATACTTATTCCTTGTGATGTTACAAAAGATGATGATATAAAAAATACTTTTGAACAATTAAAAGAAGAATTTAAAACACTTGATGGTGTTATTCACAGTATAGCTCATGCGAGGAAAGAAGAACTAGAAGGACTATATATAAATACATCGAGAGAAGGATATTTGATGGCACAAGATATTAGTGCTTATTCTTTGGTATCGGTTACAAAGCATGCAAAGCCTCTTATGACTGAAGGTGGAAGTATTGTAGCACTTACTTATTTAGGTGGAGAGAGAGTTGTTAAAAACTATAATGTAATGGGTGTGGCAAAAGCAGCCCTAGAAGCTAGTGTGAAATATTTAGCAGCAGATTTGGGTAGAGAAAATATAAGAATAAATGCAATTTCTGCAGGACCTATTAAAACATTGGCAGCGAAAGGAATAAGGAATTTTAATACTATGCTTAAGGAGTTTGAAGAAAAGGCTCCAATTGGAAGATTAGTAAAGACTGAAGAGGTAGCAAATACTGCACTTTTTCTTTGTAGTTTTCTAAGCAGTGGTATAACAGGTGAAGTGATTCATGTAGATGGTGGGTATAATATATTAGGTTATTAG